Part of the Ferrimicrobium sp. genome, GACGCCGCAGCACGAGAATGGCATCACCGGCTTCGATGATGGGATCGGAGGAGACCCCCATGTGGATCTGCCCCTCTTTGACGACGCCAAGCAGCAATCCAGGTTCAATCGATCGCGCGCTGCTCAGCGTCTTGCCGATGAGCTCGGCTGGGGGATCAAACTCACGAAAAACCATCTCCGGTGAGCGGACCATCTCCAGCAAAAGATCACCTGCATGCGGGGTCTCAATGCTCTTGGCCAACGTGTGCCCCAACAGATCCTCCACCGACACGGTTGTTTCGACACCGAGGTCGGTCAGCGCAGTGGCGATTCTGGCTGAGTTGGCCACCGCGATCAGCGGGACCGTGGGCGCCAGGTGGCGCAACATCACAGCGACCAAGAGCGCATCCTTCTCGTCTTCGACCGCGATCAAGAGTCGCGAGGCGCGCTCTGGCTCCGAACGGCGCAACACAGACTCAAGGGTCGGGTCCCCTTTGATGGTCTCGACCGTCGCTGGGAGACTCTCGAGGTTGCTCTCGGCGATCACGACCACGCGTTCCCCGGTTCTCGCAACCTCATCGGCGATTTTTCGGACAGCGTCGTGCATGCCGTAGATGGCAACGAAACTCCCTCGTGGTGGCCCCTCTCGCATGTGCAAGAGCTTAGCGAGCCGTGCCGCGGTCAACGTTGCCGCCAAAAAGGCAAAGGCGGCACCAAAGAGGGGGATGGAGGTGACCATGACCAAGATGGCGATCACACGACCCACGGTGTTGTGTGGGGTGACATCGCCGTAGCCAACCGTCGTCGCCGTGGTGATAGCCCAATAGAGACCGATTCCAACGCTAACGTGCTGGGTCGCCGCGAAGGCGATGGCCCCGACCACGATGCAAGCAACCGAAGCTACCAGCAGGGTGATCACCTGGCTGCGCTTTACCCTGGTTAACAAGATGGTGACAAGCGTTGGCATTGCAGCCACAGCCTACCAGTAGTGATCTGGGTCGGCGATGTCGCTCGATCATTCCTGTTGAAACCAGAAATCTGGCGTCAGTTGTACCCTCCCCGAACCCCCGCGAAGGTCAAGCACCGCGCCTTCAAAGGCCCCCAGTCCGCGTAGCTCCCCGCGCCCAAACAGCGGACGGCCCACCCGATGGGTACTCGTCGTGACCCGCCATAGTCCACCCCGTTGCCAGCCAACCTCGGGGTGATCCACGGAGCCAAAGAGCTCCTCCAACATCCGCAGCGTCTCGACATCACCGATGCCACCGAGTACCACCGTCGTGCCAAACAGCGTCAGCAGGCCACGCATCAGCTCTGGCCAGCGCAGCCGTGCCTGGGACAGATCTTGGAGTGCGCCGAGCAGATAGACCCCCTGGGAGACACCCTCAGAGAGCAGCGAGCCAAGCGAGGGTAAGGGCGCGATGTTGGCCATCTCGTCAAGAATCAGTGCCACCATCGGATGCGCATCGACGGCCGCCGCCCGGTATGCGGCCCGACGGATCTCGTCGATTAAGGCGACCACGACGGGTGCGACCACCGTCTGCACCAACGCCGGAGAGACGATGAGTAAGACATCGTTGCTGATGACGAACCTAGAAGGGTCAAACAGCTCCCCAACATCAGAATCCCCAAAGCGATAGGCCGCCAGCGCCCCAGAGGCCGAGGAGATGATCGCCGAGCGCTCCCGCGCCTCGCTGGCCAGCACCCCCTGGAGCACCTCCAACGCGCGTTCAGCGCCGTTGAACTGCAGGGTGTCGATGGCCTCGGCGAAATCACGTCGATCGACCCAGCCGGCCACCACACTCGCCGGGACCTCCAAGAGATGGGCTGCATGCAACAACGGGGCCAGTAGCGCCTTTGCCCGATCAACCCAGTGACGGTCTGAACCGCTCGAACCCCCAAGAGCAACGGAGACAAACCCCTCCGCAACCAGCACCGCCTCCTCGAAGGTGCTCGCCCCGACAACTGGAGACCACACCGCACGCTGGGCGTCCTCATTGAGTGGTATCTCGTGGCTCGGATCAAAGACCCAGATCGTACCGAGCTCAACCCGTCGCTGGCGAATCGCATCGAGGATGTCGTTCTTGGTCGAGGTGACCACCACCGCGCCGGGAAAGAGTCGGGCGTTCGGGATCACCAACGAGGAGGTCTTCCCAGACCGCGGAGGACCCAGGACCAGCAGATGGGAGCGCTCGGAGGTAAAGTACGGTGCCCCATCGCCCCTGCGCCCGAGATAGAACATTTGGCCTACTCGATGACCAGCCCTTGTGCTACGAGTGACTCGACGTCGTCGCTGTTGAGACCGATTTCGTCAAGAATGCCACGAGTGTCGTAGCGCAACTGGGTTGCAGTTGGTTGATGCTCATTGGTATGCAGTCCAAACCGCGGTGCCGGGGCAGGCTGGGTCATGGAACCCACCGCCTGGAAACTCGAGCGGGCCTCGTGGAAGGGGTGCCGCAAGGATTCGGCCATAGTCAAGACAGGGGTGACGCACGCGTCAGAGTCTTGAAAGATCTGCTCCCACGCAGCTCGGTTGCGGCCAAGAAACTTCGTCTCAAAGGCGACCTGCATCTCGGGCCAGAGACGATGATCGTACTGGTTCTGAGCATTGAATCGGTCTCCGAGACCAAGACGGGTGACGAGCTCGTCGAAGAACTGGGGCTCAAGCGCACCTACAGCCATCCAACGATCATCCGCCGTCCGATAGGTTCGGTAGAAGGGCGCTCCCCCATCGAGAAGATTGCGGCCAGCGGGATTGGACCACTGCCCCTCTTGGAACATGGAGTAAATCATGGTCATCAACAACAACGACCCATCGACCATGGCAGCATCAACCACTTGACCTTGTCCGGTTCGATGCGACTCGATGAGCGCCGCCAGCACGCCAGCCACGAGCAACATCCCGCCTCCACCAAAGTCCCCGACCAGGTTCAGCGGGATCGCAGGACCGCGCGACTCATCCCCGACGGAGCCGAGCACGCCAGCCATGGAGATGTAGTTGATGTCATGGCCTGAGTGGGCTGCCTTCGGCCCATCCTGGCCCCAGCCGGTCATCCGCCCGTAGACAATCCGGGGGTTGTGCGCCATCACCTCAGCCGGGCCCAAACCCAAGCGCTCCATCACGCCTGGACGAAATCCCTCAATGAGGATCGATGAGCGATCGATAATTTGCATGATGACCTCGGTCGCACCAGGCTTTTTCGCATCGATGGCGATCGCTCGTTTTCCCCTCCCCATGAGGTCGGCACCGATCCCAGGACGCTTGGGTGGGTCGATCCGAATGACCGTGGCACCAAGGTCGGCCAGCACCATACCAGCGAAGGGTGCTGGGCCGATGCCCGCCATCTCGATAACTCTGATACCTTGGAGTGGTCCCACCTGCGTTAGTCCTTTGCCCTTTGAATCGTCGTCAACAGCTCTGGAGCCAGCCTATCCCAGCACCATGTGGGCAGATCATGACCGAGCCCACCGAAGAGCAGCAGGCGTGCTTCCTTTAAGACACGGAAGGTATCAAAACCACCCGAGACGTCTACCAGTGGATCGATCGTCCCGTGCACCACCAACGCGGGCAAGCCATCGAGGGCCGCCAACGCCGAGGAGCGGTCCCCAGAGGCAAGGATGGCCCCAAGCTGACGGACGCTCGCATACGGATCGTCGGTCCCAGCCGCGGCGAGTCGCTCAGCACCACGGGAGATGCGATCCAGAATCGCCTGTCGCTCTGTGGCTGAGCGTGGGCACGCAACCACCACCTCGAGCGGTTCAGCAGGATTTGGGTTCAGCAACGCCGCCAGTGCAAGCTCACTCGGGCCGCCGACACCCCTACGACCGGTGGTTCCGAGCATCGAAACGATTGAACGCACGCGCGTTGGTTGGGCAAGGAGGAACTGTTGGGCCACCATCGCACCCATCGAGACGCCGACAAGATGCACACGATCGATCCCAAGTTGATCGAGCAGCTCCAACAGGTCGTCGGCCATATCCGCCAAGGTGTAGGGAGCGAGCTCGTGCCTACCGATGGAGATCGAGAGGATGTCCGGAGCACCAGCCTCACTGAGATGTGTTGAACGCCCGCTATCACGCTGATCGTAGATCAACACCCGAAAACCGGCCGAGACCAGGACGTCAATCGACGACTTGGGCCAGTCGGTCAATTGCCCACCAAGGCCATGGATCATGACGACGGCGGGAGCATCCTCGGCTCCATAGAGCTCGTGCCAGAGCGCGATCTTGCGCAGCTCAGGCATCGCCGAGCTCACAGACCAGCGTCACGGCAGGATTCGCCAGGGTCAGACCCTCCGCGAGCGCTGCCTGAATGCGCGGGTCATCATCAGGTCCTAGGCAGAGCCTGCGTCGGACAGAGATGATCCGCCGGGCCGGGTCCTCAACACGCGCAAGCGATGGACCAACCAGAACACGTGGCGTCACCCCGAGCATCTCGAGGGCCTCAATCACGTCGGCAGCACTCGGTGTTGAGGGCCGTTCGATTTGATGAAACCGCTGCCACAGGAGGCTGAGGCCATAATGGGGATGGTGCAGCGTCATCTCTAGAACCACACCCACTCGAGCGTGATTGAGCAGTCCCGTCAAAAAGCCAAAAAGATCATCGATGTTGTAGATAACATTCTGCGAGGTGACGACGTCGTATCGCCCGAGCCCTGGCTCGAGGTCGAAGAAGTCCCCAACTCGCGTCTCAACGATCATCTCTGGCACCGCTTCGCTCTCGAGTGCAAGCACCTCGAGCATGGCCGCATTCTGATCGAGCGCCAACAGCGAGTGTACCGAGGGGGCGATCGGCAACACACCAGCCCCCGCTCCCGCTCCGACGTCGAGAACACTGCGGTCGCTGGAGCGATCAAGCAGTGCAAGAATCGCATGTTGGGTATGGTTGAGGGTCTCATCCATCCGGGGTCGAAAGGCGTTTGGGTCAAAGGACCACGGAGACTCAGGTGCTGACGCAAGGACCTCTTGGGGAATAGCCCAATCTGCCAGGTTGCTCGACCAGCGGCTCGCAAGAGCCTGACGTGCAGGCTCAGACGCTATCACATCGTACTCCTTGGATCGTCTTCGGTCTCGCGCAAGAGCGAGGCCTTTGCTTGTTCAAACTCCTGCAGACTAAGAAATCCACCAGCGTGAAGAATCGCCAGGCGCTCGAGCCGGCTCAACCGATCGCTCCCCTCTCCCGAGTTCACGACGGGTGGTGCCCCACCAAAACGTTGACGATCTTCGAGGCCAGCCAAGAGCTGACGGAGTCGCACCGGGTTCGGGATGAAGGTCACCAGCTCGTCACCGAGTGCATTACCGGAGTCGATCTTCAGGCGACCGAAGTGCAGCATGCGCCCGATGATACCCTGCTCGGTCGTGATGTCGTTGACGTGACGAAGCGGGATCTCGCTGGTACGACGCAACAGCACCCCGCGAGAGAAGCGCACCCGCCGATCGGTCACCACCAACATCTCCACGTACCACTGCAAACCACGAAACACCATGTTGACGACCGCCACGGCCAAAATAATAAGACCCAACAAGCTCAACAGCGCGTAGTTAAAGGTCGTCAAAACGATGGCGATCACACTGGCTGCCACGAACGTCGCCGCTGGTCCTAACACCAACCACCAGTGGGGATGAATAACCGCGACGAGCCGCTCGTCCGGATCGAGCATGGCGCCAACCACCCGCTGCGTGCGGCCAGAGAGCTGCCCCAGGCTTGGGGTCATCGGCTCGGGTGCAGCCATCGATGGCACCTAGGCGAGCTTCTGAGCGATGGTGGCCGCCGACTGGAGTACGCTACCATCGGCCCCTTGGGTCACCGGTAGATAGGTTGGGCGCTCGCGCGCCTCAGCAACGTCATTGGCCAACTGCTCTGCCAGCGTCTCCTTGGGCTCGATGAAAAGGTAATGCGAGAGCGACCCAGGGATGGTATTGACCTCGTTCAAGAAGAGCTCGCCGGCATCGTTGGCGAGGAAATCGATCCTTGCAACCCCACGTGCCTGTATCAGTGTAGCCGTTCGTGTCGCAATGTCGCGAATCTGATCGGCAAGCTCCGGCTTGATCAGCGCGGGCAACTCTCGTGGGGCTGATGCCATCCCGGTGCCCGGCTGGTACTTATCCGAGTAGCTCAGAATCGAAGCCGTCTTCTCCGAGCGCTTGGGTCGCTCGATGGCAGAGAGGGTGAGCCGAGGATAGCTTCGAACGGCGATCTGCAAGTCGTAAAGATCCTCTCGAAACGGCTCAACGACCGCTCCGTCGCGCAAATGCACCGAGCTACGGACCCGCTCTCTCAGCGTTGCAAGGTCGCGCACGACCTCGATACCGATCGAAGAGCCACCATAACGTGGCTTGACGATGTAGGGCCCATCAAAACCGATCTCTCCCTCAGCGGTCGCCCTCGGCAATGCAGGAAGGCCAGCCGCCGACGCCAGCGCGGCAAAACTCAGCTTGTCCATGCCGAGCGCTGCGGTCGCCGCCGACGGACCGGTGTAGCGCAACCCAGCAAGATCCATAGCTGCTTGGATGGCTCCATCCTCTCCTGGGCCACCATGACAACAGTTGACGACCACCTCTATGGGTAGCAACTCCAGCTTTGGACGCAACCCAGAACTCAGGCTTCCAAATCCGGCCTTAAGGCCGCTCATGAGCATCAATGGCTCGGCACCTGCGGGCACCCCTTGAGCAAACGCTGGCGCCTCGAGCGTGGGGGGTACACGGAAAAATTCACCGGTCTTTGACCAGTAGATCCCAACGACCGATCCTGGGCCTTGTACCAATGCACGAGCCGCCTGGAGGCCGGTGAGAATCGAGATATCGTGTTCAGGTGAGGGTCCTCCAAAGAGAACCGCGGTCATCATCTCCATAACAACTCCACTCATCCCACGACCGTCAACGCGAGACGGTCGAGCAAACTTCGACTGTGTTGTCGGCTCGATCACCGACCTTCTTGCTCGTTATGCTAACCACTGTTCTCGCCGACGAGCAACACCGTCAACTCACTGCGAGCGCCAGTAGCTTTCATAACGGCCTAACGCAATAACTTTATCATGTCGCTCGCACCGAGCCGAAACAGACCATTGTCGATTCACGACACCTTCCTGCATCGGAGCAGTAGCTAATCGAGGCGGGCTGGATTGAGGAGGCCTCGTCACCCGGTGAACCCAGTACGCCATGGTTGACAACGCCGAACGATAGTGGCGCCTACCGCCCAGATCCACGGGCACGTCTGCGCCAGGAACCTTGCAGTGGATCATTCCAACGCAGAATAATCGGCTTATCCTCCGCAGGGGCAGAACCGCTTCGGATCTGGGCCACTTGCCTTGCACCAATCACCACATCGCGTCGACCTTCGAGCCTTCTCATCGCACGAACTTGTGGGCACGGCACGCCTCTCTTCAAAACGATGGGGGGTTCTTAGCTCCATCACTCGCACAACACCCACCCGACAGCTTGGCGCAAGTCGATGACCAAACACGAGTGAGCGACACCTAGCACGATCACCCACAACCAAGGAGACCTACCTTGCTGGAGAACCCCCAGGTAAGGAGCATCCACGATAACGTCCGACCACAAAGACCGAATTCAACTCTAGCTACGGATAATGATCAGGCAAGTCGTTCTCATAGAGGACAACATCACCGGCCTTGGCACTACGTTTCACGTGGGCAATCGCGCTTGCTCGATCCTTGACGGTAATCACGGTCGCCAATCGACTCTGCGTCGACTCCGCCTGGGCCTCAGCAGCTCCCCCGACCAACGCCGCCCGGTTCGTCGCCCCGACAACGATGAGCTGATGAGCAACCACACCGACCGCTTTGCCGAGCGAGTAATTCTCAGGATATTGTCGCTTACCCAGCTCAACCATCCCTGGCGTCACGACGAACTTGGTCGCGGTCTCAGACCCTCGCCGTTCAAGCGCTGCAAGAGCCCTACGGGCCCCGGCCGGATTGGAGTTGTAGGTATCGTCGAGCACCTCGATACCGCTTTCGGGCACAACCGCCGTGACCAAACGATTCGCTGGTGACGTCACCAACCCGAGTCGATCTCCGATCGCCTTGGGCGTGACACCGCACTCGAGAGCAGCCGCTATCGCACAAGCGAGGTTCGTGGGCGCGATATCACCGGCCTCGATCTTGGTCAACTTCGAACCGGCCAGATAGATCACCAGCTCGCCCTCTTCGTTGGGTTTTACCGTCACATCAACATCGAGTGCGATGGACGAGACTTTGATGATTCGGCGTTGGGTGGCGCTCCCAGCAAGCGCCTTTGCTGCCAACGCCAGCCGTGGGTAGTCGACGTTTATGATCACCACCGAGGCTTGCTCGGTAATCTCAAGCTTGGCACGGAGGATCGAGGCCTCGGAGCCGAAGCGCTCGAGATGGACGGGACCAAGTGCGGTGATGACCGCAATCTCGGGTGGAACCCACGCACAGAGTGCAGCGATCTCACCGGGCCCAAACGTGCCCATCTCCGCGATAAACACCTCGGTGCCAGGCACCAGACGTTCGTTGATCGCGCGGGCAAGGCCACCTCGGTTGTTAAAGGACGCCGGGGAGGCGACGGCTCGTACCGAGCCTTCGAGCAGGGTTGCCAAGTAATTCTTGGTCGTCGTCTTGCCGAACGAGCCGGTGATCCCAACGACGCGTGGTCGCACCCGTAGCAGTCGTTCGGTCGCATCGTCAACGTAGCGTTGCAGGAATCGATCCTCAAGGGGTTGGGTCACAACCAGGGCCAGCTCGACCACCGCTGGCGCGAGGTAGCCAGCCGCGAGCGCAAAAGCCAGTGGGAACCCGACCAACCAGCCGATCAGCGTCGCGACAACATCGATAATCCCGATGGTCACCAACAGTCGTTTCACTCTGGTGGTCAGGGCGAGTTTCGAGGTGCGTCCACGAAAGCCAAGCCCAACGGGAGCTAACGCCAGACAGATTACGAGAACGGCTGCAACAATAAGGTGGCCAAGTGTGCCGAGCGCGGTGACAAAACCGCCGACCACCAGCACGAACCCGATCACCAACAAGGCCTGGTTCACAAAAGACGCCCGATACCAGAGGGTAAAGAAGATCCCGATACGTCCTGGCAAGTAGTGCTCTCGTTGGGCAACACGCACCCACTTGATTGCCCCAGCCTGGGCCAGAATCCCAAGCACGACGGCCACTACGACGGCAAGCTCTCGCCCCATTGCTTCGGCCAACCTCCCGGACTAAGACTCATCTACTCTAGCAGCGATCAGGTTGGCGATCGACTCAGGATCCTCGATCGGCACGAGATGATGGACACCATCGAGCACCTGCAGCGTCGCGTGCGGGTTCGCGGCCTCCGCTTGGCGAGCCAACGCAACCGGGCACGCCTGGTCGAGGGAACCCCACAGCATGTTGACTGGGCGTTCGATCTTCTTGAGGCTTTCAAGATGCTCCTCATTAACGACCTTGACAAAGATCTCACGCATGATGCCGTCGGCATTGCGGTAGTCATCCGATCCGTACTTATGGCGTGCCTTCTCCAGTCGAGCCTGTGAGACCACGCCAGCGCCAGCCAATGCCCGCACGAGCCGGTAAGCAAACGGCGACTTGGCTTGATTGGTTGGCTTGATGATTGGGACACCAACGAGCACGACCTCATCGACAAGCTCGGGAGCAACGACACCAGCCAGCTCAATCGCCACCCTGCCACCAAAGGAGTGTCCGACAACGACGATGCGGCCAAGGTTGACCTGGCGACGCCAGACACGGATCACGCCGGCAACAGCCTCGGCATAACCCTGGCTACCGATCGCAATCGCAGGCGCAACCGACTCGCCAAAACCCGGCAGGTCAAGGGCTAAAACGGAGATGCGGTCATCGAGACTTCGAATGACACGAGACCAGTCGTTGTGGTCGCGTCGCCAACCATGAAGGAAGACAACACCCGATTGACCTGCATCACGTGACTGCCCAACGACACCCGGAACCGCCGATGACGGCTGAGTGAAGGTAGTAGTAAAGAACGCAGCGGTGACGGCTCATTCCTCCGAATCGTCGTCGTACCCGTACGTCGATGACGCAGCCTGAAGCTCGTCATCGTCTAAGTAGGCCATGCACCACTGGGCGTGGCCATGAACCGAATCGCCTCCGCATTCCTCACAACGAATGAGTGGAACGGGAATGCCCTGCTTTGCCTTTCGCGCCTCTTCGTACCGGCGATGACGACCCTTTTTCACGCGCTGCTCCCACTCAATCTGACGAGACCCATTATCTTTCCTCGCACGTCCAATAGCCAGTTTAGCGATCCCTGCCTTGGGAATCTCCAGCTACTAGGGCAAAACGCCTGACAGCTAGGATAGATTCCAAGACAAGGCATGTCTGTGCCGCTAGCCCCGCCCCGGCAAGCCGGCCCGGCTGGGGCTTGACCATGAAAATCGGCCAACAGCGTCGTGAATGGAGGCGAGCCCCCAGGTTGTAGCTATCGGGTTTGAGTCATCGAGTTCAGGCTGTTGGGTTCGGGCTGTTGGGAAGGCCCCAACCAAAGAGGGTCCGGGTGACCCGGGTCCTGGCAGGTTCACAACGCACACCAAGATCACGGACTCGCCGGCAGCAAGAATAGGATGGAACAATAGTTTGATCCCGAGTTGACGACGTTGACCCGGTCCGGCCAAACCAGCTCGACGTGTCGAGACACCGTACGAGGAGCGAGACCCTTTGGTTCAGGACAAGGTGAATTCGGGCCAAGGTGAATTCGGGCCAAGGTGAATTCGGGCCAAGGTGAGTTCATAACAAGAGACGTTCGATTCCAAGAAGGAGCATCGATGGCAGACACATTCGATCCACAAGAGATGATCGAGCGCTTCCAGCGCCGAGCAGCGGCCGTCAAGTCTCGGCCCATTCCACCGGTAGAAGGGAGCGAACGGGCAAAGTTCGTCGAACAGGCGTCGATCGACTACTTCGACTATGCCGTCATTGGCGATGCAGTAGCCAAGCTCGAGGATGGAATCCTCACGCTCACCATCGATCTACGGCCCTCCGAGGCAGAGAGCTAGGCTCCCCGGAGGCAGAGAGCTAGGCTCCCCGGAGGCAGAGAGCTAGGCTCCCCGGAGGCAGAGAGCTAGGCTCCCGGAGGCAGAGCATTGGGCCGCCCCCGGTACTGAGCCAAGATCGCACGCCCGGCGGACGAAGCCGACTCGGTTGCCCACGTCCGGGTCCTTTTGGAGCCCGGTGATTACCAGTTAGCGGGCACATACAGATGGTTAACAAGTGGCACCAAGCACGCACTGGCCCAAGCGGTGAGTATCTCATCACCGGTTTGCAAAACCAGCCCAAGCGCAGAAACGATCCGATGTGTGTTCGCACAGTTGACTCTGGTTCGAGACGCCGACTGTCGGTTCATCCGATCAACGGTCGCGCATCGAAGAGCCGGTCGGGTCGTCCTCAGGTGACTGGGAAATCGCGTCACACAACCCCATCAAGAGGCGTTCACCATCGCTGACTTGAACACTGCGCTCACCTGCGAGCAGTGCGCCAAGCTCGGCTCCACACACCTCATAGCGCCAACCTCGCGACAGCCCGCCACGACGACGCACGACAAAATCAACGATGTCGTCCCGTGCAGCGATCAGTGATGCGTCAAGATCAAGCTCGAGGGCTGTGGCCTGGACAACCGAGGCAGCAAGCAAGACGATAGGAGCAAGTTCTGGACGCATAGTTGCTGAAATCGCCAGCTCTGCCGTTGCAGTTCCAATCGGCTGGTCACTCGCGACAAGCTCGAGAAGACAAGCGATGGTCTCCGTACCCATCCGACGCGAATCGACCCCGCGCAGGCGCTCAAACTCGGAGCGTGACCGTGGTCTGGCGCGAGCGATCGAGGCGATGGCGAGATCTGAGAGAATTGATCGTGCAGGCACATCACGGACCCTGGCTTGCTCCTCACGCCAAGCGGCAATCCGTGCAGCAACCCGACGCTGTCCCTCATCGTCGAGCGTGCGACACTCACGGATGCGGGTCCAGGCCAGCTCGACAGGAGTCTCGGAACGGCGCCGACGCACGACTGCCTCCATCTCCTCGAGTGCCCAGGTCCCTCGACCCAGTACTTCAAGATCCACCACAATGCGACGCTCAAGCTCTTCAAGATACAGGACGTCGGTCGCCGCGTAATCGATCTGCTCAGGGCTGAGTGGTCGCGCCATCCAATCCGAGAGCCGGGCTCCCTTCGCAATGGTCACCTGGAGAAACTGATGCAAAAGTGCGCCGAGTGAGGCGTGGCTCATCCCGAGAAAACCGGCAGCCACTTGGGTATCGAAGAGTCGAACCGGCCGAGCACCCACTGCGCGTTCAAGAATCTCAAGATCCTGCTCACTGGCGTGGAAAACAAACTTAATGGTCTCGTCGAAGAAGATCTCGGCCAATGGGCTTAGATCGAGCTCCAGTGGGTCGATCAGAAAAATGAAGTCCCCCACCCGCATCTGAACGAGTGCAAGCTTGGGGTAATAGCTACGCTCGCGATGGAATTCGGTGTCAACCGCAACCGAACCGGTGGCCTTGGCCTCCTCGACAACCTGGGCGAGGTCGGCATCGGTGGCGACCCAGCGCAGTCGGATTCCCTCGCGATGAACCAGCGCTGCCCTCAGATCCGGGGTCAGCACCTCCTTGATCGTCGAGTCAGCACCGTCGCCACCGAGTCCATCACCAACCACCGCATCGCGAAAGCGTCTAGAGCGCTCCAAACTGCCCCTTTTCTCCGTCGCTAGCCACCGTAGCGCATCCGAGTATCCGACATCGACAGCACCTTCGTCCATTGCGAAGGTGTCTTCGTTGTGACCATGCTATCGACCGAAGTGACAACGAGCCAATGGCTCTCCAGCGCTATGGTCGAGTACACCCTCCCAATCAGCATGCCAAGGGCATCGCATGGCATCACCAAACCCGACTCAGCGTGACGAACAATGGAAACGCCACTGGCGCGGGTATCGTCTTGGTCTTCGAACACGGGTGGCTTTGCAAACTTGCGCGCCAAGGGAGCTTGGGACGCCTCTAGCAAGACAAGCCCGACGGGACTCAACGGAGCCAGGAACCCCAACGCGATCGCGCCTTCTTCAATCGACATCGCGAGCCTACGTGGATGCTTGGCAGCCTGCATGACCAATGAGATCGTCATGAGATGCGTCCGTGATCCATCTGAAAGGCTGAGCAAATAGAGTCCCGACGTCATCGCCCACAGTGCGCTGCGCAACTGGGCATCGTCGCTCGTCGCTACAATCTCAGACATGTCCTGCCCGTTCTGCGATCTGATCGCAAATCCTGACGATCCCCACGTCGTCGCCATCAATACCGACACAGCGGTACTGCTCGACCATGCTCCGGTCTTCTTGGGGCACGCCCTGGTGGTTCCGAGGACCCATGTGGAGCACTTGTTGGTTGCGCCACCCGACCTCGCAGCACTGGTCATGACCGACACCCAGGCGACGGCTAGGGCGATGATGGAGGCCTATCAGGCAGAGGGGGTTCTCACCCTCGCTAACACCATCATCTCGCAGTCGGTACCACATCTCCACGTTCATGTTATTCCCAGACGGCGAGGAGACGGCCTTCGTGGCTTTCTCTGGCCTCGACAGCGCTACGGCTCATCGGTCGTGCTGGCCGAGTATCGAGACCGACTGCGTCATGCGCTCGCGACCGATGAATCAATCACCCGGACGAGGCAGTAGTCCTTTTTCCCACGACGCAACACGATCAGGCGACCGTCGACCAGCAGCTCGGTGGTGATGAGAATACTCTCGCGCTGGGGCACGCCGTTCAGGTAGAGGCCACCCTGGGCCAAGATGCGCCGCAGCTGTGACTTGGATGCAAACAGCGGAG contains:
- a CDS encoding Mur ligase family protein — translated: MGRELAVVVAVVLGILAQAGAIKWVRVAQREHYLPGRIGIFFTLWYRASFVNQALLVIGFVLVVGGFVTALGTLGHLIVAAVLVICLALAPVGLGFRGRTSKLALTTRVKRLLVTIGIIDVVATLIGWLVGFPLAFALAAGYLAPAVVELALVVTQPLEDRFLQRYVDDATERLLRVRPRVVGITGSFGKTTTKNYLATLLEGSVRAVASPASFNNRGGLARAINERLVPGTEVFIAEMGTFGPGEIAALCAWVPPEIAVITALGPVHLERFGSEASILRAKLEITEQASVVIINVDYPRLALAAKALAGSATQRRIIKVSSIALDVDVTVKPNEEGELVIYLAGSKLTKIEAGDIAPTNLACAIAAALECGVTPKAIGDRLGLVTSPANRLVTAVVPESGIEVLDDTYNSNPAGARRALAALERRGSETATKFVVTPGMVELGKRQYPENYSLGKAVGVVAHQLIVVGATNRAALVGGAAEAQAESTQSRLATVITVKDRASAIAHVKRSAKAGDVVLYENDLPDHYP
- a CDS encoding alpha/beta hydrolase — encoded protein: MRSLDDRISVLALDLPGFGESVAPAIAIGSQGYAEAVAGVIRVWRRQVNLGRIVVVGHSFGGRVAIELAGVVAPELVDEVVLVGVPIIKPTNQAKSPFAYRLVRALAGAGVVSQARLEKARHKYGSDDYRNADGIMREIFVKVVNEEHLESLKKIERPVNMLWGSLDQACPVALARQAEAANPHATLQVLDGVHHLVPIEDPESIANLIAARVDES
- a CDS encoding HRDC domain-containing protein, translated to MERSRRFRDAVVGDGLGGDGADSTIKEVLTPDLRAALVHREGIRLRWVATDADLAQVVEEAKATGSVAVDTEFHRERSYYPKLALVQMRVGDFIFLIDPLELDLSPLAEIFFDETIKFVFHASEQDLEILERAVGARPVRLFDTQVAAGFLGMSHASLGALLHQFLQVTIAKGARLSDWMARPLSPEQIDYAATDVLYLEELERRIVVDLEVLGRGTWALEEMEAVVRRRRSETPVELAWTRIRECRTLDDEGQRRVAARIAAWREEQARVRDVPARSILSDLAIASIARARPRSRSEFERLRGVDSRRMGTETIACLLELVASDQPIGTATAELAISATMRPELAPIVLLAASVVQATALELDLDASLIAARDDIVDFVVRRRGGLSRGWRYEVCGAELGALLAGERSVQVSDGERLLMGLCDAISQSPEDDPTGSSMRDR
- a CDS encoding flavin reductase family protein, with the translated sequence MSEIVATSDDAQLRSALWAMTSGLYLLSLSDGSRTHLMTISLVMQAAKHPRRLAMSIEEGAIALGFLAPLSPVGLVLLEASQAPLARKFAKPPVFEDQDDTRASGVSIVRHAESGLVMPCDALGMLIGRVYSTIALESHWLVVTSVDSMVTTKTPSQWTKVLSMSDTRMRYGG
- a CDS encoding HIT family protein; translated protein: MSCPFCDLIANPDDPHVVAINTDTAVLLDHAPVFLGHALVVPRTHVEHLLVAPPDLAALVMTDTQATARAMMEAYQAEGVLTLANTIISQSVPHLHVHVIPRRRGDGLRGFLWPRQRYGSSVVLAEYRDRLRHALATDESITRTRQ